The Akkermansia muciniphila genome contains a region encoding:
- a CDS encoding NPCBM/NEW2 domain-containing protein, with the protein MAAACVAGSFPAQSRGQESAGKPGAVPVEVSASSLLMARQETGETRLNRSFKNEELSVGGKKYATGIGTHATSMIPLPVPERKGARVVSLEGACGIDDGTDGDGSVEFRVMSGSGVLWSSGVMKRGMPAKKFSVPVAENGIRHLYLMADRVENNSYDHADWVDLAWKMGAEQPGMKGAVVNAAKFGMVPGVRKDQGPALRAAISALRKQGGGVLNIPRGVYHFYAEGALNMSFNISNHDQPLIHPVCVPLTDLRNVRLEGNGSLFLFHGRTIPLLIMDSENVSINRLAVDYERSICTEARVTGVDDKFTDVEIDKKSYPYELRNGKFVFLGEGWEEGMAGCMAFEKGTGRIIANTADIGWNGRVQPMGGNKLRLEWALKNKGIKPGDTLVLRNYHRPHPGCVVYRAQKTRLEDVAVHQSSGMALLVQRSEDFLMKGGGVFIRKGTGRVHTAGADATHFSNTRGEIIVEKALFEGMMDDAINVHSTCLGITEVVDSHTIKCRYMHPQAVGFEVFLPGETVRFINGPTLEPGSTGKVKNAVKKSTTELVITLEEPLPDSVKAGDAIENADFYPSVVFRNNIVRNNRARGSLFTTPERVLVEGNLFDHSSGAAILLAGDAQGWYESGACHEVVIRKNTFINNLTSRYQFTNAIISIYPEVKQLNRQKDYYHRNVLIENNVFKTFDVPLLFAISTDNLKFINNKVIYNDDFKGWGQKPFQFRRCANILIKNNKVEPPRTWTIADCKLENTPADQVRVEN; encoded by the coding sequence GTGGCCGCAGCATGCGTTGCGGGGTCATTCCCGGCGCAATCCCGGGGGCAGGAAAGCGCGGGAAAGCCCGGAGCCGTGCCCGTGGAGGTGTCTGCCTCCAGTCTGCTGATGGCCCGCCAGGAGACGGGTGAAACCCGGCTGAACCGGTCTTTCAAGAATGAGGAATTGAGTGTGGGCGGTAAAAAATACGCCACGGGCATCGGCACCCACGCCACCTCCATGATTCCTCTCCCCGTGCCGGAGCGGAAGGGCGCAAGAGTGGTGAGCCTGGAAGGAGCGTGCGGCATTGACGACGGTACGGACGGGGACGGCAGCGTGGAATTCCGCGTGATGAGCGGCTCCGGAGTCCTGTGGAGCTCCGGCGTGATGAAGCGGGGCATGCCGGCGAAGAAGTTTTCCGTTCCGGTGGCGGAAAACGGCATACGGCATCTTTACCTGATGGCTGACCGGGTGGAAAATAATTCCTATGACCACGCGGACTGGGTGGACCTGGCCTGGAAGATGGGCGCGGAACAGCCGGGCATGAAGGGCGCTGTAGTGAATGCCGCCAAATTCGGCATGGTTCCCGGCGTCAGGAAAGATCAGGGTCCGGCGTTGCGGGCCGCTATCTCCGCGCTGCGGAAGCAGGGAGGGGGCGTTTTGAACATCCCCAGGGGGGTGTACCATTTTTATGCGGAGGGCGCCTTGAACATGAGCTTTAATATTTCCAACCATGACCAGCCCCTGATTCATCCGGTATGCGTGCCCCTGACTGATTTGAGGAATGTCCGCCTTGAAGGGAACGGTTCCCTGTTCCTGTTCCACGGCAGAACGATTCCCCTGCTGATTATGGACAGCGAGAATGTTTCCATCAACCGGCTGGCGGTTGATTACGAGCGGTCCATCTGTACGGAAGCCCGCGTGACAGGCGTGGACGACAAGTTTACGGACGTGGAGATTGACAAGAAGTCCTATCCCTATGAACTCAGGAATGGCAAGTTCGTTTTCCTGGGTGAAGGCTGGGAGGAAGGCATGGCCGGCTGCATGGCTTTTGAAAAGGGTACCGGACGTATCATTGCCAATACGGCGGACATAGGCTGGAACGGCCGCGTGCAGCCTATGGGCGGCAATAAACTGCGCCTGGAATGGGCGCTCAAGAACAAGGGAATCAAGCCGGGGGATACGCTGGTGCTCCGGAACTACCACCGTCCCCATCCGGGGTGCGTGGTGTACCGGGCGCAGAAAACGCGCCTGGAAGACGTGGCCGTGCACCAGAGCAGCGGCATGGCCCTGTTGGTTCAACGGTCTGAGGATTTTCTCATGAAGGGCGGCGGCGTGTTCATCAGGAAAGGCACGGGGAGAGTGCATACCGCCGGGGCGGATGCCACCCATTTTTCCAATACACGGGGTGAAATCATCGTGGAAAAGGCCCTGTTTGAAGGGATGATGGACGACGCCATCAACGTGCATTCCACCTGCCTGGGCATTACGGAAGTGGTGGACAGCCATACGATCAAATGCAGGTACATGCATCCCCAGGCTGTGGGATTTGAAGTGTTCCTTCCCGGAGAGACGGTGCGCTTTATCAACGGGCCTACGCTGGAGCCGGGGAGCACAGGCAAGGTGAAAAACGCCGTGAAAAAGAGCACGACGGAACTGGTAATCACGCTGGAAGAACCGCTGCCCGATTCCGTGAAGGCCGGAGATGCCATTGAGAATGCGGATTTTTATCCCTCCGTGGTGTTCCGAAACAACATCGTCCGCAACAACCGCGCCCGCGGCTCCCTGTTCACCACGCCCGAAAGAGTGCTGGTGGAAGGCAATCTGTTTGACCATTCCTCCGGCGCCGCCATTCTGCTGGCCGGGGACGCCCAGGGGTGGTATGAGAGCGGCGCCTGCCATGAAGTGGTAATCCGCAAGAATACGTTCATCAATAACCTGACCTCCCGCTACCAGTTCACGAACGCCATCATTTCCATTTACCCGGAAGTCAAGCAATTGAACAGGCAGAAAGATTATTATCACCGTAATGTGCTGATAGAAAACAACGTGTTCAAGACGTTCGATGTGCCGCTGTTGTTCGCCATTTCCACGGATAATCTGAAATTCATTAATAACAAAGTCATTTACAATGATGATTTCAAGGGCTGGGGACAGAAGCCCTTCCAGTTCAGGAGGTGCGCCAACATCCTGATAAAGAATAACAAGGTAGAGCCCCCCCGTACGTGGACCATCGCGGACTGCAAGCTGGAAAATACTCCGGCGGACCAGGTGCGCGTGGAGAATTGA
- a CDS encoding alpha/beta fold hydrolase produces MQMLKPGKWKIRAALLLAGALALACSQCSVRSLVYLPPQPKDKTAYLEKRAAWEPHRRTFHHNGAKLSGWLIEKKGQPLLVYYGGNAMDISMMLPYLDRFPHAKLLVNYRGYGLSTGSPTEQDIMGDSLAILDSVLKETGRTPDDVILVGQSLGSGVATQIASVRNVKKLVLLVPFDSLLEAARGLFPYLPVKLLLPDHFRSDLAAPKVSCPVSILAAGADEVIPPDHAKRLRDCFSTPVNYREFPGAMHNTIWLSPGFDQAFSKSISY; encoded by the coding sequence ATGCAGATGCTGAAACCGGGAAAATGGAAAATAAGGGCAGCCCTCCTGCTGGCCGGAGCGCTGGCCCTGGCATGTTCCCAATGTTCCGTCCGTTCCCTGGTTTACCTGCCTCCGCAGCCCAAGGACAAAACCGCCTATCTGGAAAAACGCGCCGCCTGGGAACCGCACCGGCGCACCTTCCACCATAACGGGGCCAAACTCAGCGGCTGGCTCATTGAAAAGAAGGGGCAGCCCCTGCTGGTGTACTACGGGGGGAACGCCATGGACATCTCAATGATGCTGCCGTATCTGGACCGCTTCCCCCACGCCAAGCTCCTGGTCAACTACCGCGGCTACGGGCTCAGCACAGGCTCCCCCACGGAACAGGACATCATGGGGGACTCCCTGGCGATTCTGGATTCCGTGCTGAAGGAAACCGGAAGAACGCCGGATGACGTCATCCTGGTGGGGCAAAGCCTCGGCTCCGGGGTGGCCACCCAGATCGCTTCCGTCAGGAACGTGAAAAAACTGGTCCTGCTGGTTCCCTTTGACAGCCTGCTGGAAGCCGCCCGCGGGCTCTTCCCCTACCTTCCCGTGAAACTTCTTCTGCCGGATCACTTCCGGTCTGACCTGGCGGCGCCCAAGGTCTCCTGTCCCGTGAGCATCCTGGCGGCGGGAGCGGACGAAGTCATTCCCCCGGACCACGCCAAACGGCTCCGGGACTGCTTCTCCACGCCGGTCAACTACCGGGAATTCCCCGGCGCCATGCATAATACCATCTGGCTCAGCCCGGGCTTTGACCAGGCGTTTTCCAAAAGCATCAGCTACTGA